Proteins encoded within one genomic window of Argiope bruennichi chromosome 7, qqArgBrue1.1, whole genome shotgun sequence:
- the LOC129975881 gene encoding zinc finger protein 233-like → MADGQESQKLIIDDIIKKESIQENDILREHLYNHSERKTNLHETCSEVLARFLYEKCEACGKIFSTESNLRRHLLIHTNERPFVCEICDRAFAGKSTLQAHFSTHSNEKPYICEVCGKAFSVLASFRKHSFLHLNLKPHKCEICGKAFNIKGNLGRHLLIHTNEKAHVCDICKKAFTQKGHLDAHLLTHTRERTHICEICGKGFIRKTHLQRHFLSHTKEKPFECDICGKPYQSKFSLNKHLLAHSKKEHLV, encoded by the coding sequence ATGGCTGATGGGCAAGAATCGCAGAAATTAATTATAGACGATATCATAAAAAAGGAATCGATACAGGAGAATGATATTTTAAGAGAGCATTTATACAATCATTCAGAAAGGAAAACTAACTTGCATGAAACTTGTAGTGAAGTGCTGGCGCGCTTTCTATATGAAAAATGTGAGGCTTGcgggaaaatattttctactgaGAGCAATTTAAGAAGACATTTACTTATTCACACCAATGAAAGGCCTTTCGTTTGTGAGATATGCGATAGAGCTTTTGCCGGGAAAAGTACATTACAGGCGCATTTCTCTACTCATTCAAATGAAAAACCTTATATTTGTGAAGTGTGTGGAAAAGCATTTTCTGTATTGGCTAGTTTCAGGAAGCATTCTTTCCTTCATTTAAACTTGAAACCTCATAAATGTGAGATATGTGGAAAAGCATTCAATATAAAGGGCAACTTAGGAAGGCATTTACttattcatacaaatgaaaaagcTCATGTCTGTGATATATGCAAGAAAGCATTTACTCAGAAAGGCCATTTAGATGCTCATCTTCTCACTCATACGAGGGAGAGAACACATATATGTGAGATCTGTGGAAAAGGTTTCATACGAAAAACTCATTTGCAAAGGCATTTTCTAtctcatacaaaagaaaagcctTTTGAATGTGATATCTGTGGTAAGCCTTATCAAAGTAAATTCAGTTTGAACAAACATTTGTTAGCTCATTCAAAAAAGGAGCATCTTGTGTAA